A stretch of Kaistella flava (ex Peng et al. 2021) DNA encodes these proteins:
- a CDS encoding helicase HerA-like domain-containing protein, translating into MADKAKFIQELTSRYAPKGEFITLGKAMLDGEVVTEVDVTIPLKTINRHGLIAGATGTGKTKTVQVFAEQLSHAGIPSLVLDIKGDFSGIAEPGTENAIITERYAKTKLPYQAQSFPVELMSISGEKGVKLRATVTEFGPLLLSKILNLNDTQSSIISIVFKYSDDKGLPLIDLADLKKLLQYLTDNDQGKADLKGSYGSISPASLGAILRSIVALEQQGATEFFGEPSFDVNDLLQTRDGKGVVNILRVQNIQSQPQLFSTFMLSLFAEIYMTFPEEGDTGKPKFVLFIDEAHLIFNEASKTLLAQIETMVKLIRSKGVGIYFITQIPGDVPENVLSQLGLKIQHALRGFTAKDRKEISKAVENYPLTEYYDAGQLIQNLGIGEAFITALDEKGIPTPLVHTFLISPESRMDVLSDSEVATLTGKSALVQKYEQTVNKDSAYEMLTTRLEQASQDAAPIIKKSVTKEQPNVFQEVIGSRAGKTFINTFARELGKFALGMITGKRR; encoded by the coding sequence ATGGCAGACAAAGCAAAATTCATCCAGGAACTTACTTCAAGATACGCCCCGAAAGGCGAATTCATCACTTTAGGAAAAGCAATGCTCGACGGTGAAGTTGTAACCGAAGTCGATGTAACTATTCCGTTGAAAACAATTAATCGCCACGGATTAATCGCCGGCGCAACCGGAACCGGGAAAACTAAAACAGTTCAAGTTTTCGCTGAACAACTTTCCCATGCTGGAATTCCCTCTTTGGTTTTAGATATCAAAGGAGACTTTTCTGGTATTGCAGAACCTGGAACAGAAAACGCCATCATTACCGAACGATACGCAAAAACAAAACTGCCTTATCAAGCGCAATCTTTTCCGGTGGAACTTATGTCGATTTCTGGCGAAAAAGGCGTAAAACTTCGTGCGACCGTCACGGAATTTGGACCTTTGCTTTTAAGTAAAATTTTAAATTTGAATGATACGCAAAGCAGTATCATATCTATTGTTTTTAAATATTCGGATGATAAAGGTTTGCCTTTAATTGACCTCGCAGATTTGAAAAAACTACTACAATACCTAACGGATAACGATCAGGGAAAAGCGGATTTAAAAGGCAGTTACGGTTCTATTTCACCGGCTTCTTTAGGTGCAATTTTACGTTCAATCGTTGCTTTGGAGCAGCAAGGTGCAACCGAGTTTTTTGGCGAACCAAGTTTTGACGTAAATGATTTATTACAAACCCGCGACGGAAAAGGAGTTGTAAATATTTTACGAGTTCAAAATATCCAAAGTCAACCCCAACTTTTTTCCACATTTATGTTGTCGCTTTTTGCAGAGATCTATATGACCTTCCCGGAAGAAGGCGATACGGGAAAACCAAAATTTGTCCTGTTTATCGATGAAGCCCATCTTATTTTTAATGAAGCAAGCAAAACTTTATTGGCACAAATTGAAACGATGGTAAAACTCATCCGTTCAAAAGGAGTTGGAATTTATTTTATTACCCAAATCCCAGGTGACGTACCGGAAAATGTATTGTCGCAGTTAGGGTTAAAAATTCAACATGCATTACGTGGTTTCACAGCGAAAGACCGAAAAGAAATTTCGAAAGCGGTAGAAAACTATCCGCTTACCGAATATTATGATGCCGGACAACTCATTCAAAATCTGGGAATTGGTGAAGCATTCATCACTGCTTTAGACGAAAAAGGAATTCCAACGCCTTTGGTTCATACTTTTTTAATTTCCCCTGAAAGTAGAATGGATGTACTGAGCGATTCGGAAGTTGCTACTTTAACTGGCAAATCTGCATTAGTACAAAAATATGAGCAAACCGTCAATAAAGATTCTGCCTACGAAATGTTAACCACCAGACTGGAACAAGCCTCACAGGATGCTGCACCTATTATAAAAAAATCTGTAACAAAAGAGCAACCAAATGTTTTTCAAGAAGTGATTGGCAGTAGAGCAGGAAAAACTTTTATCAATACCTTTGCCCGAGAACTTGGTAAGTTTGCTTTAGGAATGATCACAGGAAAAAGACGATAA